The following are encoded in a window of Candidatus Cloacimonadota bacterium genomic DNA:
- the uvsE gene encoding UV DNA damage repair endonuclease UvsE: MIRLGLCCIFKEEPIKFHVTTAKRLNSYEQQEHLRILGELCLHNAKTLKIALQYCANNGIGDFRILSQINPLRTHPDVGYKLHDLPQVDEILKYYRECRNFNKKKNIRTSFHPDQFIVLSTPHPNVLQSSLAELAYQAEIAEFIGADVINVHGGGVYGKKKETLGRLSKEIEKLPEKLLTRLTLENDDRSYTPEDLIPVCKALAIPLVYDVHHHRCLPDKLSVEKATDLAIQTWNREPLFHLSSPRDGWNKPNPQFHHDFIDINDFPDYWKTLDLTIEIEAKSKEVAIKKLRAELIAQGVQLR, encoded by the coding sequence ATGATCCGACTCGGTCTTTGTTGTATCTTTAAAGAAGAACCTATCAAGTTCCATGTTACGACTGCCAAAAGACTGAATAGTTACGAGCAACAAGAACATCTGCGAATTTTAGGTGAGCTTTGTCTCCATAATGCTAAAACTTTGAAAATTGCGCTACAATACTGCGCAAATAACGGTATTGGCGATTTTAGGATTCTCAGCCAGATCAACCCTCTAAGAACTCATCCCGATGTTGGTTATAAACTACATGACCTGCCGCAAGTCGATGAGATATTAAAATATTACAGAGAATGTCGTAATTTCAATAAAAAAAAGAATATTCGTACATCTTTTCACCCCGACCAATTCATTGTCTTATCAACTCCACATCCGAATGTTCTGCAATCATCATTGGCTGAACTAGCATACCAAGCAGAAATAGCCGAATTCATCGGAGCCGATGTCATCAATGTTCATGGTGGTGGTGTTTATGGAAAGAAAAAAGAAACTCTTGGGCGCTTATCTAAGGAAATAGAAAAATTGCCGGAAAAGCTACTCACCAGACTTACTCTGGAAAATGATGATCGTAGTTATACACCAGAAGATCTTATCCCAGTCTGTAAAGCACTTGCTATTCCTCTTGTCTATGATGTTCATCATCACCGCTGTTTACCAGATAAACTGTCTGTGGAAAAAGCAACCGATCTGGCCATTCAAACATGGAATAGAGAACCGCTTTTTCATTTATCAAGTCCTCGAGATGGTTGGAATAAACCAAATCCGCAATTTCATCACGACTTTATAGACATCAACGACTTCCCCGACTACTGGAAAACACTCGATTTAACTATTGAAATTGAAGCCAAATCCAAGGAAGTTGCCATCAAAAAACTAAGAGCAGAATTGATAGCCCAAGGAGTTCAACTTAGATGA
- a CDS encoding XdhC family protein yields MFDFLDYYQKLKQLLEQSESLWQAIVVQTDGSTPAKPGMHIAIPLTGNPLGNLGGGNLEYRVINMIREQQPSTPVLWKFNLDEQGLPIDENTISTSMICGGRVDVFVEPLFFAHKLYVIGAGHCGKALAQLASRVNFQVTLIDNRQDLLIKEEYHDSCTLIYNDYNDIEKAIKFDKNCFIVIMTYGHVHDKQVLEYCLRKPFFYLGMIGSEKKVAETFDKLRAQGFSQEDLQKVHAPVGLTIGSQTPWEIAVSITAELIRERNLLK; encoded by the coding sequence ATGTTTGATTTTCTCGATTATTACCAAAAACTCAAACAATTATTGGAACAAAGTGAATCACTCTGGCAAGCAATAGTTGTTCAAACTGATGGATCTACACCAGCCAAACCAGGTATGCATATAGCAATTCCTTTAACAGGAAACCCTTTGGGTAATCTCGGTGGTGGTAACCTTGAATACAGGGTTATTAACATGATCCGTGAACAACAACCATCAACACCGGTTCTTTGGAAATTCAATCTCGATGAACAAGGACTGCCAATTGACGAGAATACTATTTCAACCAGCATGATCTGTGGTGGCAGAGTTGACGTATTTGTTGAACCCCTTTTTTTTGCCCATAAACTCTATGTAATTGGTGCAGGTCATTGTGGTAAAGCGTTAGCTCAACTAGCTTCCAGAGTTAACTTCCAAGTCACTCTTATCGATAACCGTCAAGATTTGCTGATCAAAGAAGAGTATCATGATAGCTGTACTCTTATCTATAATGACTACAATGACATCGAAAAAGCGATCAAATTCGATAAAAATTGCTTTATTGTCATCATGACATACGGTCATGTTCATGATAAACAGGTACTCGAATATTGTTTGAGAAAGCCATTTTTTTATCTCGGCATGATCGGTAGTGAAAAGAAAGTTGCCGAAACATTCGATAAGTTAAGAGCTCAAGGTTTTTCACAAGAAGATCTACAAAAAGTGCATGCTCCTGTTGGACTTACAATCGGTTCCCAAACTCCCTGGGAAATTGCTGTCAGTATAACGGCAGAACTTATAAGAGAGCGAAATCTTCTTAAATGA
- a CDS encoding NTP transferase domain-containing protein → MKSSILSFKQIYAIIPAAGKGERYGEPKVDASIGDKTFIKQILDTLSQTPIAGVKIVRDVETVDMLDSIKLGIKLAHNDGWNALGWLIWPVDHPLISKKTVMTLLTTFYRNPDKIVNPLYNEQRGHPIVIPVDLIIPDSNLSGGLRQVIADSAFERIDVEVPDSAVIQNINHYEDILQDV, encoded by the coding sequence ATGAAGAGTTCAATATTGTCTTTCAAGCAGATATATGCAATCATTCCTGCAGCAGGCAAGGGAGAAAGATATGGAGAACCTAAAGTTGATGCGTCCATCGGAGACAAAACCTTTATCAAACAAATTCTTGATACTTTATCGCAAACTCCTATAGCTGGAGTAAAGATCGTCAGAGATGTCGAAACCGTTGATATGCTGGACTCAATAAAACTCGGGATTAAGTTGGCTCACAACGATGGCTGGAATGCTCTTGGTTGGTTAATATGGCCTGTTGACCATCCTTTGATTAGCAAAAAAACTGTTATGACTCTCTTAACTACCTTTTACCGGAACCCCGATAAGATTGTCAATCCGTTATATAATGAGCAACGAGGTCATCCAATTGTTATCCCGGTTGATCTAATTATACCGGACAGTAATCTATCAGGTGGCTTAAGACAAGTTATTGCCGATTCTGCTTTTGAGAGAATTGACGTTGAAGTACCCGACTCTGCTGTGATTCAGAACATCAATCACTATGAGGATATACTTCAAGATGTTTGA
- a CDS encoding pyridoxal-phosphate dependent enzyme, producing MSKILPKLNEEIRLKTAQRCKERNIIIPTFTQLRDPETIPADIKNKLANIGLWDVDPLNLFRITWKNNTQTGLFGAANYLEIPSELSGVKARIIGLVGKYFPTGSHKVGAAFGCLVPRMISGEFDPTYHKAVWPSTGNYCRGGAFDCALLACDSIAILPEEMSQERFDWLHEIGAQVIATPGCESNVKEIYDKCHELRKDPQNMIFNQFSEFGNPYFHYHVTAPAVQEVFQSIANDKSRLTAFVSSTGSAGTIAAADYLKKIHPLLKTVAVEAWECPTLLYNGFGGHRIEGIGDKHVPWVHNVRSTDLVAAIKDEDCMRLLRLFNEDEGRLCLLDQGVSQKTIYRLSLLGISSICNLLATIKLAKYFELDNNDVIFTMFTDSAELYQSRLLEQQNQKGDYSKLQANIDFEGCLKSQVYDNLLELSYWDKKRIHNLKYYTWIEQQGMELDELNAQWSEEYWTEIYEDDVERIEQLIVEFNKIVASI from the coding sequence ATGTCTAAAATTTTACCTAAACTGAATGAAGAAATTCGACTTAAGACAGCCCAACGCTGTAAAGAGAGAAATATAATTATCCCTACTTTTACCCAACTGAGAGATCCCGAGACGATTCCAGCTGATATCAAGAATAAGTTGGCTAATATAGGACTTTGGGACGTTGATCCGCTTAATCTTTTCCGTATCACTTGGAAAAATAATACTCAAACGGGACTTTTTGGTGCTGCCAATTATTTAGAGATCCCTTCTGAATTGAGTGGAGTCAAAGCTCGCATTATCGGTTTAGTGGGGAAATATTTTCCTACCGGTTCCCATAAAGTCGGTGCAGCTTTTGGTTGTCTTGTACCGAGAATGATCAGTGGAGAATTCGACCCTACTTATCACAAGGCAGTCTGGCCATCAACTGGTAATTACTGCCGTGGGGGTGCGTTTGACTGTGCATTACTCGCCTGTGATTCCATTGCTATTTTACCCGAAGAAATGTCTCAAGAACGCTTTGACTGGCTACATGAAATCGGAGCCCAAGTTATTGCTACTCCCGGGTGTGAATCTAATGTTAAAGAAATATACGATAAATGCCATGAATTGAGAAAAGATCCGCAAAACATGATCTTTAACCAATTTTCTGAGTTTGGTAACCCCTACTTCCATTATCACGTGACAGCACCTGCCGTTCAAGAAGTTTTCCAAAGTATTGCCAATGATAAGTCCCGTCTGACTGCCTTCGTTTCCTCTACTGGCTCTGCCGGTACAATTGCTGCTGCCGATTATTTAAAGAAGATCCATCCTCTTCTAAAAACCGTTGCCGTTGAAGCATGGGAATGCCCGACACTACTATATAACGGTTTCGGGGGACATCGGATCGAAGGGATAGGAGATAAACATGTTCCTTGGGTACATAATGTGCGAAGCACTGATCTGGTAGCAGCTATAAAAGATGAAGACTGTATGAGATTGCTCAGATTGTTCAATGAAGATGAGGGAAGATTATGTCTTCTTGATCAAGGTGTTTCTCAGAAAACTATTTACAGACTATCTCTACTCGGCATCTCTTCTATCTGTAACTTACTGGCAACCATTAAGTTGGCTAAATACTTTGAGCTGGATAATAATGATGTCATCTTCACTATGTTCACCGATTCGGCAGAATTATATCAATCACGTCTTCTCGAACAACAGAACCAAAAAGGAGATTACTCGAAACTACAAGCTAATATTGATTTCGAAGGATGTCTGAAGAGTCAGGTTTATGATAATCTTTTAGAATTGAGTTACTGGGATAAGAAGCGAATCCATAACCTTAAGTACTATACTTGGATCGAACAACAAGGTATGGAACTCGATGAGCTAAATGCTCAATGGTCTGAGGAGTACTGGACTGAAATATATGAGGATGATGTGGAAAGAATTGAACAATTGATAGTCGAATTCAATAAAATAGTCGCAAGCATATAA
- the ygeW gene encoding knotted carbamoyltransferase YgeW has protein sequence MEQDLPKNPELLLEKLKDLNFDLYNKDFLLTWQKSRDDLIAVMTVAEILQALHRIKKPFKVFDYGLAISIFRDQSTRTRFSFASAVNSLGLALSELDEVKSQVAHGETVRETANMISFMTETIGIRDDMFLGYGHTYMKEVAEAVEDGFKAGILAQRPSIINLQCDLDHPTQSLSDLLKLKDYFGGLDKLAGKKIAMSWAYSPSYGKPLSVPQGVITLMTRFGMEVVLAYPEGYDLLPDTIQAAQGFAQESSGSFRISHSMEDAFENADIVYPKSWAPMSVMQQRTKLLQIKDMDGLRELEKSCLANNAMYKGWECTEEMMKLTKYGNALYAHCLPADISGVSCERGEVAASVFDRYRYHTYQEAGFKPFVIAAMILLTKINDPCSRLSSILKH, from the coding sequence ATGGAACAAGATCTACCTAAGAATCCCGAGCTTTTACTGGAAAAACTAAAGGATTTAAACTTTGATCTATATAATAAAGATTTTCTCCTTACCTGGCAAAAAAGCAGAGATGATTTAATTGCAGTCATGACTGTCGCAGAAATCCTGCAAGCTCTACATAGAATTAAGAAGCCGTTTAAGGTTTTTGATTATGGTTTAGCAATCTCTATCTTTCGTGATCAATCAACCCGCACCAGATTTAGCTTTGCGTCTGCTGTCAATTCGCTTGGACTTGCCTTATCAGAGCTCGACGAAGTCAAATCGCAAGTTGCTCATGGTGAAACTGTGCGAGAAACTGCCAATATGATCTCTTTTATGACTGAAACGATTGGCATCAGAGATGACATGTTCTTGGGTTATGGTCATACCTATATGAAAGAAGTAGCAGAGGCAGTGGAAGATGGTTTTAAGGCAGGAATATTAGCCCAAAGACCTTCTATTATCAATCTGCAATGTGATCTTGATCATCCTACACAATCGCTCTCTGATTTACTGAAATTAAAAGACTACTTTGGTGGTCTGGATAAATTAGCCGGTAAAAAGATAGCCATGAGTTGGGCTTATTCACCAAGTTATGGCAAACCACTTTCGGTACCACAAGGAGTCATCACTTTAATGACCCGTTTTGGCATGGAGGTTGTCCTGGCCTATCCCGAAGGATATGATCTTCTGCCGGATACAATACAAGCGGCACAAGGATTCGCTCAAGAGTCCTCAGGTTCTTTCCGCATTAGTCATAGCATGGAAGATGCCTTTGAAAATGCTGATATTGTCTACCCTAAATCATGGGCTCCTATGTCGGTCATGCAGCAGAGAACTAAGCTGCTGCAAATTAAAGATATGGACGGTTTGAGAGAGTTAGAGAAAAGTTGTCTGGCAAATAATGCAATGTATAAGGGCTGGGAATGTACTGAAGAAATGATGAAGCTAACCAAGTACGGTAACGCCCTCTATGCACATTGCCTACCGGCAGATATCAGCGGTGTTAGTTGTGAAAGAGGAGAGGTTGCCGCCTCTGTATTCGATCGATATCGATATCATACCTATCAAGAAGCCGGCTTCAAGCCGTTCGTCATAGCTGCAATGATCCTTTTAACAAAAATTAATGACCCCTGCTCAAGGTTGTCATCAATATTAAAACACTAA
- a CDS encoding (2Fe-2S)-binding protein, which produces MKINYTTVNGKKIRLKKQDLQRKLIDWLREDLDLTGTKNGCGIGVCGTCTVLLNRQPVRSCITKVEKIIDKEILTIEGLAYPDGSLHPLQQAFIDAGAIQCGFCTPGMILTAHAFLLHNKKINRDNIRKALAANICRCTGYQQIIDAVMLAAKSYSRSK; this is translated from the coding sequence ATGAAAATAAATTATACAACCGTTAACGGTAAAAAAATTCGCCTGAAAAAGCAAGATCTACAGCGAAAATTAATAGATTGGTTAAGAGAAGATCTCGATCTGACGGGAACTAAAAACGGCTGTGGTATTGGAGTGTGTGGTACTTGTACTGTCTTACTCAACAGGCAACCTGTCAGGTCTTGTATTACAAAGGTTGAAAAAATCATCGATAAAGAAATATTAACAATTGAAGGATTAGCTTATCCGGATGGTTCGCTTCACCCTTTACAGCAGGCATTTATTGATGCCGGAGCCATCCAGTGCGGTTTTTGTACTCCGGGGATGATATTGACTGCCCATGCTTTCCTTTTGCATAATAAGAAAATTAACAGAGATAACATCAGAAAGGCTTTAGCAGCCAATATCTGTCGCTGTACCGGTTATCAACAGATCATCGATGCAGTAATGTTAGCAGCTAAAAGTTATTCAAGGTCAAAATAA
- a CDS encoding xanthine dehydrogenase family protein molybdopterin-binding subunit, with the protein MNSIKDNRQDAKAWRNDAYAKVTGSAKYTDDMKMNGMLHGVPVYTNEIHGKIISINTSEASTKSGVVAVITADDIPGEIKYGQIIRDYPILVKDKICSTGDVVAVIIAKTREQAKAAVPFVKVRTKKLPPVFDPEKALDPKSVLVHEEFGNNIVNHHCIRRGDLSKGEKDSDLIIEQDFETSRIEHSYLEPETALCWLRSDGVMEVYGSMQHPFSTRRFVASTLGVSLSEVEVRSVPMGGGFGGKDDLAAINCARAALVAKITGRPVKITYDREWSFRESYKRHPYKMQYRMGLKKNGKISFVECRLIADGGAYCSVTPWVTWRSTVQCCGPYFVPHVKCDTYGVYTNNIFCGAMRGFGSPQVCFSSEQLIEIAAERLGISEIEMRRINMLRQGSETITGQRLDTHKVSLEEVLDRVIAEIDYHKKRKKCSFGNKNQKEWYGIGLAMSYRGMSLGAEGIDFNSAIINIQNDGSVLLETAVHENGQGAETTMMRILAEELGIDIKRIRYRQPSTSNIPDGGTTVASRGTLMGGGAVVLAAKNLKAKMAKVLASDLSSSPQDIIFKNETLISKDKKKKISFDEAIKIMFNRQEYPYSFGQFQGPSVSWNEKTGQGNAYFTWVYGCQAVELKVIPASNKIILLNMVAAHDIGKAVDIHLLKGQFYGGMTMGAGYGLFEEWKTLKDNQYPANFNQYRVPRSIDMPEMTAIIIENRDPLSPSGAKGIGEPTNELMAPAIANALYAATGKRFTKQPLKLRS; encoded by the coding sequence ATGAATAGTATAAAAGATAACCGTCAGGATGCAAAAGCGTGGAGAAATGATGCCTATGCTAAGGTCACGGGATCAGCTAAATACACTGATGACATGAAAATGAATGGTATGCTGCACGGTGTACCCGTTTATACAAACGAGATTCATGGTAAGATAATCAGTATCAATACTTCAGAAGCCAGCACAAAATCTGGTGTTGTTGCTGTTATAACTGCAGACGATATTCCCGGTGAGATCAAATATGGTCAGATCATTCGCGATTACCCGATATTAGTTAAAGATAAAATCTGCTCCACAGGTGATGTTGTAGCTGTGATTATTGCTAAAACACGAGAGCAGGCAAAAGCTGCTGTTCCATTTGTCAAAGTTAGAACGAAAAAGCTACCCCCTGTCTTTGATCCGGAAAAGGCATTAGATCCAAAATCCGTACTGGTTCATGAAGAGTTTGGCAATAACATTGTAAATCATCATTGTATTCGGAGGGGTGATCTTTCCAAAGGTGAAAAAGATAGTGATCTAATTATCGAGCAAGACTTTGAAACGAGTAGAATAGAACACAGCTATTTGGAACCTGAAACAGCTCTTTGTTGGTTACGTTCAGACGGTGTAATGGAAGTATATGGCAGTATGCAGCACCCCTTCAGCACTCGTCGTTTTGTGGCATCTACACTTGGTGTCTCACTCTCAGAAGTAGAAGTTAGGTCTGTCCCGATGGGTGGTGGTTTTGGCGGCAAAGATGATCTTGCTGCCATCAATTGTGCCCGAGCTGCTTTAGTTGCTAAGATTACCGGCAGACCGGTCAAGATAACTTATGACCGTGAATGGTCTTTTCGCGAGAGTTATAAGCGCCATCCCTACAAAATGCAGTATCGTATGGGCTTGAAAAAAAATGGTAAAATTAGCTTTGTAGAATGCCGTCTTATTGCCGACGGTGGAGCATATTGCTCTGTAACACCTTGGGTGACATGGCGCTCTACTGTCCAATGTTGTGGCCCCTATTTCGTTCCTCATGTCAAATGTGATACTTACGGAGTATATACCAATAATATCTTTTGTGGAGCTATGCGCGGTTTTGGCTCTCCTCAGGTTTGTTTCTCCAGTGAACAACTGATTGAAATAGCAGCCGAAAGGTTAGGTATTTCGGAAATTGAGATGCGTCGTATAAATATGCTTAGACAAGGTTCCGAAACAATTACAGGACAGAGGTTAGATACCCATAAGGTAAGTTTAGAAGAGGTCTTAGACAGAGTTATAGCGGAAATAGATTATCACAAGAAAAGAAAAAAATGCAGCTTCGGTAATAAAAACCAGAAAGAATGGTATGGCATCGGTTTAGCTATGAGTTATCGGGGGATGAGTCTCGGTGCTGAAGGGATAGATTTTAACAGTGCTATCATCAATATTCAAAATGATGGCTCGGTACTTCTGGAAACCGCTGTTCATGAAAATGGGCAAGGTGCCGAGACCACAATGATGAGAATTTTAGCGGAAGAATTAGGTATTGATATCAAACGGATCCGTTACCGGCAACCTTCTACATCAAATATTCCCGATGGTGGAACTACAGTAGCATCACGTGGAACATTAATGGGTGGAGGTGCTGTAGTTTTAGCTGCCAAAAACTTGAAAGCCAAAATGGCTAAAGTTCTGGCTTCCGACCTTAGCTCTTCTCCACAAGACATAATATTCAAAAATGAAACCCTTATTAGTAAAGATAAAAAGAAAAAGATCAGTTTCGATGAAGCAATCAAGATCATGTTCAATCGTCAGGAATATCCCTACAGCTTTGGCCAGTTTCAGGGACCTAGCGTCTCTTGGAACGAGAAAACAGGACAAGGTAATGCTTACTTCACTTGGGTATATGGTTGTCAGGCAGTAGAATTGAAGGTAATTCCCGCATCCAACAAGATTATTCTCCTCAATATGGTAGCTGCTCACGATATTGGCAAAGCTGTTGATATTCATCTTTTAAAGGGACAATTTTACGGCGGAATGACTATGGGGGCCGGTTATGGACTATTCGAGGAATGGAAGACACTCAAAGATAATCAGTACCCTGCTAATTTTAATCAATACAGGGTTCCCAGAAGCATTGATATGCCTGAAATGACAGCTATCATTATTGAAAATAGAGACCCACTCTCACCTTCCGGAGCAAAGGGGATAGGAGAACCGACTAACGAATTAATGGCTCCTGCTATTGCTAACGCTCTCTATGCAGCCACCGGGAAGAGATTCACTAAACAACCGCTGAAGTTAAGGAGTTAG